The sequence below is a genomic window from Cobetia sp. cqz5-12.
TGCATATCGCCGGCTTCAATACCGGTTCCAACCCGCTGGCCGTGGCCTGTGCCGGCTATCGTCCGTTCACCATGATGGCGGCGGCGGATGGCAGCTACGGCTACGAGATGGAAATCATCACCTACCCGGGGTCCGGTATCGACAAGGTCGAGGACATCAAGGGCAAGGAAATGGCCTTCACCTCCGAGACCTCCAACTCCGGCTTCAAGGCCCCGTCCGCCATCCTCAAGGCGGATTACGGCATGGTCGCCGGCACCGATTTCACGCCGGTGTTCTCCGGCAAGCATGACAATTCCATTCTCGGCGTCGCCAACCACGATTACGTCGCTGCCGCCGTTGCCAATTCAGTGATGGGTCGCATGGAAGATCGCGGCGTGATCAAGGCGGACCAGATCAAGACGCTCTATACCTCCCAGACCTTCCCGACCACCAGCTACGGGGTCGCCTACAACCTGACGCCGGAATTGCAGGAAAAGATCAAGGACGCCTTCATGAGCTTCCCCTGGGAAGGCTCCTCACTGGCGGCGGAGTTCTCCGAGTCCGGTGAAGCGCAGTTCGTGCCGATCTCCTTCCAGAAGGAGTGGGAAGTCATCCGCAAGATCGATGACGCCAACAACGTTCAATACAACTGCCGCTGAACCCCGCAAGAGGTAGCAGGCAGTGACATGACGGGCGTAACGCGACCTCCCGCTGGGTTGCC
It includes:
- the phnD gene encoding phosphate/phosphite/phosphonate ABC transporter substrate-binding protein → MKTLGLVVGAMMLVPSMAQAAFSLDSRYNDADGDLVADIPTDASQLKDPSTLVFAYTPVEDPAVYADAWSDFLDYLAEKTGKKVQFFPVQSNAAQIEAMRAGRLHIAGFNTGSNPLAVACAGYRPFTMMAAADGSYGYEMEIITYPGSGIDKVEDIKGKEMAFTSETSNSGFKAPSAILKADYGMVAGTDFTPVFSGKHDNSILGVANHDYVAAAVANSVMGRMEDRGVIKADQIKTLYTSQTFPTTSYGVAYNLTPELQEKIKDAFMSFPWEGSSLAAEFSESGEAQFVPISFQKEWEVIRKIDDANNVQYNCR